One Pyxicephalus adspersus chromosome 3, UCB_Pads_2.0, whole genome shotgun sequence genomic window carries:
- the LOC140327573 gene encoding G-protein coupled receptor 151-like, producing MTSFSFTTMNSSEPLALSSGLEPSEVGMEVTVVLPLFLSTICMVGLGGNLLLIAILIHDFRKGKCSVVNCLVINLGVTDLLLILFCIPVRIATYAKQSWLFGSFVCKTTEWYLQSCLTVKSLTLAAIGHARYKHVITPAKLISFSKRHVLVVLLLAWALSLLLPLPHLIFTQLRMGQEGLTCTFDIPEYASNFMNVFSKLYPLLAYVLPMVFTFFCYIRALRRRNERRNRVPNPRGLSRKITSMLMSISLAFEAMWLPEWIVWIWARHSNYGILQPPNTLMILAQVVLFLNCTLNPGVFLAVSEEFREGFRTIWTMMKCEKCQGPGGVTRAGENGADMVPSTIQTLQDFCPQSGHRLSQDSKTTEEKILPDVEHFWQDRRNTTAGEDNDPMPWEHQEKP from the coding sequence ACTTTCCAGCGGGTTGGAGCCCTCAGAGGTGGGCATGGAGGTCACAGTGGTGTTGCCTTTGTTCCTGAGCACAATCTGCATGGTGGGCTTGGGTGGAAACTTGCTTCTCATCGCCATTCTCATCCATGATTTTAGGAAAGGGAAGTGTTCAGTGGTCAATTGCTTGGTCATTAATCTGGGGGTGACCGACCTGCTGCTCATCCTCTTCTGCATCCCAGTGCGCATTGCCACCTATGCCAAGCAGTCCTGGCTCTTTGGGAGTTTTGTCTGCAAAACCACCGAGTGGTACCTACAGAGCTGCCTAACTGTGAAGAGCCTGACCCTGGCTGCCATAGGGCATGCCAGATACAAGCATGTCATCACCCCAGCCAAATTAATCAGCTTCAGCAAGAGGCATGTGCTGGTGGTCCTGCTCCTTGCATGGGCATTATCCCTCCTGCTGCCCCTACCACACCTCATATTTACCCAGCTCAGGATGGGGCAGGAGGGGCTGACCTGCACCTTTGATATACCAGAGTATGCCTCCAATTTCATGAATGTCTTCAGCAAGTTGTATCCTCTGCTGGCTTATGTCCTGCCCATGGTCTTCACCTTCTTCTGCTACATAAGAGCTCTGAGGAGGAGGAATGAAAGGAGGAACCGTGTGCCCAACCCCCGCGGTCTCAGCAGGAAAATCACTTCCATGCTAATGAGTATCAGCTTGGCATTTGAGGCCATGTGGCTTCCAGAATGGATTGTATGGATCTGGGCTAGACACAGCAACTATGGCATCCTGCAGCCACCCAATACATTGATGATCCTGGCACAGGTCGTTTTATTCTTGAATTGTACTCTAAATCCTGGGGTGTTCCTTGCAGTGTCTGAGGAGTTCAGAGAGGGCTTCAGGACCATCTGGACGATGATGAAGTGTGAGAAGTGCCAGGGTCCAGGGGGAGTCACCAGGGCTGGGGAGAATGGAGCTGACATGGTACCTAGCACCATCCAAACATTGCAGGACTTCTGTCCACAGTCTGGCCATCGACTTTCTCAGGACTCCAAAACCACAGAGGAGAAGATCCTTCCAGATGTAGAGCACTTCTGGCAGGATCGCAGGAACACTACAGCTGGAGAGGACAATGACCCCATGCCTTGGGAACACCAGGAGAAACCCTAA